Proteins from a single region of Apium graveolens cultivar Ventura chromosome 7, ASM990537v1, whole genome shotgun sequence:
- the LOC141674576 gene encoding uncharacterized protein LOC141674576 gives MEKAFTLIQVSDDSKRDYASYFLKGEVNFWWEFTRALEGEGRVSWTIFTELFLEKYFLDCLQSQLEVEFSELKQGENSVAEYEAKFTEMARLAPGYVNSKIQKAMRFQQGLKPEVHSGMAALQLKTNKRFRRQGFSQTSSGVTSVVSALVQSTKPIVEWNPGVTCFKCGKVGHISRNCKVVTQGIIGGSASQGPTTSTARDKTFKMTKRSNAQDSDMVADELPGLPPDHEIEFSINLIPGAELVSKASYRMAPMEMNELGKKLQELLDKGLEEVQFLGHIVGKDGIKVDPVKIEAVSRWEQPKTPTS, from the exons ATGGAGAAGGCCTTTACCCTTATTCAGGTCAGTGATGATTCTAAGAgggattatgctagttattttctcaAGGGTGAAGTAAATTTTTGGTGGGAATTCACGCGTGCACTAGAAGGAGAGGGTCGTGTTTCTTGGACCATATTTACAGAGTTGTTTCTAGAGAAGTACTTTCTGGATTGTTTACAGAGTCAATTAGAAGTGGAATTTTCGGAATTGAAGCAAGGAGAGAATAGtgtggctgagtatgaggccaagtttacggagaTGGCCCGATTAGCCCCTGGATATGTGAATAGTAAGATTCAGAAAGCTAtgaggtttcaacaaggattgaaaccTGAAGTTCATAGTGGAATGGCGGCTTTGCAGCTTAAGAC GAACAAGAGATTCAGGAGACAAGGTTTTTCCCAGACGAGTTCCGGTGTCACCTCAGTTGTTTCTGCCCTAGTCCAGTCAACCAAGCCAATAGTGGAAT GGAACCCCGGAGTTACTTGCTTTAAGTGCGGTAAGGTTGGACATATATCCAGAAACTGTAAGGTCGTAACTCAAGGCATCATAGGAGGTAGTGCATCTCAAGGACCGACAACCAGCACAGCAAGAGACAAAACCTTCAAGATGACCAAGAGATCTAATGCTCAGGATTCAGATATGGTTGCAG acgaattgCCAGGATTACCACCAGATCATGAGATTGAGTTCTCGATCAATCTAATTCCGGGAGCAGAACTAGTTTCAAAGGCTTCTTATCGTATGGCCCCAATGGAGATGAATGAACTGGGTAAAAAacttcaggaacttttggataaaggg TTGGAGgaagttcagtttttgggtcatatagtgggtaaggatggtattaaAGTGGATCCcgtgaagattgaagctgtatccaGATGGGAACAGCCGAAGACTCCAACaagttag